The Sulfuricurvum sp. DNA segment AAATGTATTTCGCCGCCTTTTTGGGCATAAACCAAAAGTGCGGCGATGTTGACGGTGCGATCACCGGTGCGCTCCAGCTTGCGAAGCGTCCCTAAAACTTTGACGTACTCTATGGAGAGTTCACCCGAATCGATAATGACATTCAGAAGCTCTTTCTCCATAATCGAAAAGATATCATCGTTTTTCGACTCTTCGACCATCACTTTGCGGTAGAGTTCATCGGTGTCGCACTCATCGATAGCATTTAAACACGCAAAGATGTATTGTAGCGCATTCAGTGTCGTTTTGTGGAGTTGAACGATTGTGGAGGTTAGGGCACTTAAATCGCATCCGCCGTTACAATGCTCTTGCAACCTACGATTGTATTTTTTGACCGCATCACCGATACGATCGAGCTCATTGGTCATTTTTAAAAAGGCGACGAGCATCCGCAACTCTTCGGCTTCAGGACCGAACAGAGCAAACGTCTTAATAATTTCATTATCGATAGCATTAGCATCGTTTTGGGCATTTTTAAGATGATTTTTGGATTTTTCATACCCTTCATCATTATTGGTCTCGAACGCGTTAAGGGTCTCTTGAGAGGCGGAAATAATTTCACCGACCAATGCGCTGAGTTGAGTTCTAATGCCATTCATTTTGTTTTGATAGCGTGGGAGCATGTGTCTGCCTTAGTCTAAATATGGTTGTGGGATTATAGGTTGCTTTGATAACAATGCGGTTACAAAGATGCCAAACAATTGTAATCTTTTCGTTACCAGATTGTCCTACACTTTCGCCATCAAACATTCCAAAAGGATTCCACTCATGTTTAAAAAAGTAACTCAAGGGCTCGTAATCGCTGCTATCGCTGCTACCTCTATGATCGCTGCGGAAAAAATCAACGGTGCAGGAGCAACTTTTCCGGCTCCATGTTATTATGACTGGGCGTACAACTATCAAAAAGCAACTCACACACGTGTAAACTACCAATCAATCGGTTCAGGCGGCGGTATTAAGCAAGTTTCTGAGCGTATCGTTGATTTCGGTGCAACCGATGCTCCAATGACTCCAAAAGAGTTGGATGCGGCAAAATTGAACCAATTTCCTGCGGTTATCGGTTCTATCGTCGTTGCACACAATATCCCGGGTAT contains these protein-coding regions:
- a CDS encoding PhoU domain-containing protein produces the protein MLPRYQNKMNGIRTQLSALVGEIISASQETLNAFETNNDEGYEKSKNHLKNAQNDANAIDNEIIKTFALFGPEAEELRMLVAFLKMTNELDRIGDAVKKYNRRLQEHCNGGCDLSALTSTIVQLHKTTLNALQYIFACLNAIDECDTDELYRKVMVEESKNDDIFSIMEKELLNVIIDSGELSIEYVKVLGTLRKLERTGDRTVNIAALLVYAQKGGEIHLF